A single window of Liolophura sinensis isolate JHLJ2023 chromosome 6, CUHK_Ljap_v2, whole genome shotgun sequence DNA harbors:
- the LOC135467360 gene encoding harmonin-like, whose amino-acid sequence MLDLTMERRIARNFYNKAKQLIPEDGEREQMFNILRAYQQSLDLGRLLDQLKEIINEPVRLELFDAIRPLIPLKHQLDYDRLAPNVPESRLRIIRLQRWNNESLGFAVRGGFEHGVGIYVSEVDPDSQAYHYGLRVGDEVVRVNGFTIDQAIHEEVLNLIKAKPEIVLKVRTVGMLPVREYVTDTVSWKYVEKPDKSNHSMSWQVTEKAGHRRSPVRYSKLYVNLRGVNGLGCSISSGPVDFPGVFIKSVKPGSLAEEAGLGVGDQLIDVNGTSFLNITHSEAVVALKSSSELYITLHKGAGRELLKMDEHPHSAQQAAEEEKLRQFMNQEKEEKESGDILRKILEEEAARKAEKRQREAEDLQRRRQQAEKEEHEKREAEERERRDEERRRREREEQRRMQERLREEAQRKSREIQEQREQEKLAIELQKKEERQEKKRRRMEKEKLHLQKVGEQSNEKVKQERQLRLERQLQDKEEILREEKRTGTQAPVRIWRPVDDVYMPSGIGDDLGSDVEESYFHQCEEFSPEPWVPDIRVTTPSNLKSSSSNHWEKSLSGPAFDHRPLFIEEASPQDDSSGDLNFDPKKFFNPMEIDGRQINLVKIKREGSLDIDIEGGMGTPLGGRIIISEVYPGGSVFKQGGVHKGDQLMMVDGIRLTDVTLTEAQSILDRVTSRTGSYIKIVVAKAPPKNYEDEVTYF is encoded by the exons GAGCCTGGACTTGGGCCGCTTGTTGGACCAGCTGAAGGAGATCATTAATGAACCGGTCAGATTGGAACTGTTTGATGCCATCAG ACCGCTGATCCCACTGAAGCACCAGTTGGACTATGACAGACTGGCTCCAAATGTGCCTGAATCTAGGCTGAGAATCATAAGGCTGCAGAGGTGGAACAATGAAAGTCTGGGCTTCGCTGTCAGGGGAG GCTTTGAACATGGTGTAGGAATATACGTGTCGGAGGTAGATCCAGATTCCCAGGCTTATCATTATGGTTTGAGG GTTGGGGACGAGGTTGTCAGAGTGAATGGGTTCACAATTGACCAAGCTATCCATGAAGAAGTGCTGAACCTTATCAAGGCAAAACCAGAAATTGTCCTTAAAGTCAGAA CTGTTGGTATGCTTCCTGTCAGAGA ATATGTTACTGATACTGTCTCATGGAAGTATGTGGAGAAACCAGACAAGTCCAACCACTCAATGTCCTGG CAGGTGACAGAGAAGGCAGGACATAGGAGGAGTCCTGTTCGTTACTCCAAACTTTATGTCAACTTGAGAGGAGTGAATGGCCTTGGCTGCAG TATTAGTAGTGGTCCTGTGGACTTCCCAGGGGTATTCATCAAGTCTGTAAAACCTGGGAGCCTAGCAGAAGAGGCGGGCCTAGGAGTGGGAGACCAACTCATAGATGTCAACGGAACAAGCTTTTTAAATATCACACATTCAGAG GCTGTGGTTGCCCTGAAATCATCCAGTGAACTGTATATAACCTTGCACAAAGGGGCG GGAAGAGAACTTTTAAAAATGGATGAACATCCCCATTCTGCTCAGCAAGCAGCTGAGGAGGAGAAACTTCGACAGTTTATGAATCAGGAAAAGGAAGAGAAAGAGAG CGGTGATATTTTACG GAAGATTTTAGAGGAGGAAGCTGCTCGTAAAGCAGAGAAGAGACAAAGAGAGGCTGAAGACTTGCAGAGGCGTCGACAGCAAGCTG AGAAAGAAGAGCATGAAAAGAGAGAAGCTGAGGAGAGGGAACGGCGAGACGAAGAGAGGCGTCGACGGGAGAGAGAGGAGCAAAGAAGGATGCAAGAACGTCTGAGGGAAGAGGCACAGCGCAAATCACGTGAGATACAAGAACAACGAGAACAGGAAAAGCTGGCTATAGAGCTGCAGAAAAAAGAG GAGCGACAAGAAAAGAAACGACGACgaatggaaaaagaaaaacttcatttGCAGAAAGTTGGAGAACAAAGCAATGAAAAAGTCAAACAAGAACGCCAGTTGCGTTTGGAGCGTCAGCTCCAAGATAAAGAGGAAATATTACGCGAGGAAAAGAGG ACTGGAACCCAGGCACCCGTGCGCATATGGCGTCCTGTAGACGATGTCTACATGCCCAGTGGCATTGGTGATGACCTTGGCTCAGATGTTGAAGAGAGTTATTTCCATCAGTGTGAGGAGTTCTCTCCAGAG CCTTGGGTACCTGACATCAGAGTGACCACTCCATCCAATCTGAAGTCCTCGAGCAGTAACCACTGGGAGAAGTCATTGTCAGGACCAGCTTTTGACCACAG GCCTTTGTTTATTGAGGAGGCTAGCCCACAGGATGACAGCTCGGGTGATCTTAACTTTGATCCCAAGAAATTT TTCAACCCAATGGAAATTGATGGAAGGCAAATAAATTTGGTAAAAATCAAGCGG GAAGGCTCCCTGGATATTGACATAGAGGGAGGGATGGGGACACCTTTGGGAGGCAGGATTATTATTTCAGAGGTGTATCCAGGTGGTTCTGTCTTTAAGCAAG GAGGTGTCCATAAGGGGGACCAGTTGATGATGGTGGATGGAATCAGACTGACAGACGTTACCCTGACAGAGGCTCAGAGTATACTGGACCGAGTGACCAGCAGGACTGGG